In the Bombus pyrosoma isolate SC7728 linkage group LG15, ASM1482585v1, whole genome shotgun sequence genome, one interval contains:
- the LOC122575670 gene encoding odorant receptor 22c-like isoform X1, translating into MQTEQESDISMRLSAFFLRHIGLWIANDPADERRMKIIFTYTVWNLIFGMIVLSRDLYFTWFYNGDTLYALANTMSLVLTLVKVCVIVMHKKEFMNLVVYMEQHFLAVKYDFHEKEILNDCRKICALFISSVTSIGICAILSYITTPFIAQIGNNESTRELPFNMWIGILSQSPYYELIFFAQIMSLSYIGICYFCFDNVFCVMAIHLGGQFRILRYRFSELCNIKYQISEQNKMSILTKHVHRTYETFRKYVQQHQALINYYNTLENVYTVIILIQVLVFSVLICLFGYQVLLANTNSARRSIFVFLLIGALSLLFMFTYSCDDVIEHSDNVAIGAYSALWTIMPMNKHGKMLRNDLIMTIERSRRVCCLTANGFFPVSLETYTKVGTIPIRNTVRYGLPRLPNVNLFFLFFLSYD; encoded by the exons ATGCAAACGGAACAAGAGTCGGACATATCGATGAGATTGTCGGCTTTCTTCTTAAGGCACATTGGCCTATGGATAGCTAATGATCCCGCGGATGAACGCcggatgaaaattatattcaccTACACAGTTTGGAATTTGATATTTGGTATGATCGTCTTGAGCAGagatttgtattttacttGGTTCTACAATGGC gATACGCTTTATGCTCTTGCCAATACTATGAGTTTGGTACTGACCTTAGTCAAGGTGTGCGTTATAGTGATGCACAAAAAGGAATTTATGAATCTCGTCGTGTACATGGAACAACATTTTTTGGCTGTTAAATACGATTTTcacgagaaagaaattttgaatgaTTGCAGAAAGATTTGCGCCCTTTTCATCTCTAGCGTTACCTCCATTGGAATATGTGCTATACTATCTTATATAACCACGCCGTTTATTG CACAAATTGGAAACAATGAATCCACAAGGGAACTTCCATTTAATATGTGGATAGGTATTTTGTCGCAATCTCCTTACTATGaactaatattttttgcacag ATTATGAGTCTATCTTATATAGGAATCTGCTACTTCTGCTTCGATAATGTTTTCTGCGTCATGGCCATACACTTGGGCGGTCAATTTCGCATACTTCGATATAGATTTTCAGAACtatgtaacataaaatatcaGATAAGCGAGCAAAATAAGATGTCGATACTGACGAAGCATGTACACAGAACTTACGAGACATTTAGGAAGTACGTTCAACAACATCAAGCACTGATCAATTATTACAATACGCTAGAAAACGTGTACACGGTGATTATACTTATACAGGTGCTGGTATTTAGCGTGTTAATTTGCCTGTTCGGTTATCAAGTGTTATTG GCTAATACTAACTCTGCAAGACGTTCTATTTTCGTCTTTCTCCTAATCGGCGCGTTGTCCTTATTGTTTATGTTCACCTATAGCTGCGATGATGTAATAGAACACAGTGATAACGTTGCTATAGGAGCATATTCAGCGCTGTGGACGATTATGCCAATGAACAAACATGGGAAGATGCTTCGAAACGATTTGATAATGACAATAGAGCGCTCCAGGCGAGTCTGCTGTTTGACCGCAAATGGATTTTTTCCTGTGTCGCTGGAAACTTATACTAAGGTCGGTACAATACCTATAAGAAACACAGTACGTTATGGTCTTCCTCGATTACCCAACGTcaatcttttcttcctcttttttctttcttacgatTAG
- the LOC122575670 gene encoding odorant receptor 13a-like isoform X2, with amino-acid sequence MQTEQESDISMRLSAFFLRHIGLWIANDPADERRMKIIFTYTVWNLIFGMIVLSRDLYFTWFYNGDTLYALANTMSLVLTLVKVCVIVMHKKEFMNLVVYMEQHFLAVKYDFHEKEILNDCRKICALFISSVTSIGICAILSYITTPFIAQIGNNESTRELPFNMWIGILSQSPYYELIFFAQIMSLSYIGICYFCFDNVFCVMAIHLGGQFRILRYRFSELCNIKYQISEQNKMSILTKHVHRTYETFRKYVQQHQALINYYNTLENVYTVIILIQVLVFSVLICLFGYQVLLANTNSARRSIFVFLLIGALSLLFMFTYSCDDVIEHSDNVAIGAYSALWTIMPMNKHGKMLRNDLIMTIERSRRVCCLTANGFFPVSLETYTKILSTAMSYFTLLSNNVTKNET; translated from the exons ATGCAAACGGAACAAGAGTCGGACATATCGATGAGATTGTCGGCTTTCTTCTTAAGGCACATTGGCCTATGGATAGCTAATGATCCCGCGGATGAACGCcggatgaaaattatattcaccTACACAGTTTGGAATTTGATATTTGGTATGATCGTCTTGAGCAGagatttgtattttacttGGTTCTACAATGGC gATACGCTTTATGCTCTTGCCAATACTATGAGTTTGGTACTGACCTTAGTCAAGGTGTGCGTTATAGTGATGCACAAAAAGGAATTTATGAATCTCGTCGTGTACATGGAACAACATTTTTTGGCTGTTAAATACGATTTTcacgagaaagaaattttgaatgaTTGCAGAAAGATTTGCGCCCTTTTCATCTCTAGCGTTACCTCCATTGGAATATGTGCTATACTATCTTATATAACCACGCCGTTTATTG CACAAATTGGAAACAATGAATCCACAAGGGAACTTCCATTTAATATGTGGATAGGTATTTTGTCGCAATCTCCTTACTATGaactaatattttttgcacag ATTATGAGTCTATCTTATATAGGAATCTGCTACTTCTGCTTCGATAATGTTTTCTGCGTCATGGCCATACACTTGGGCGGTCAATTTCGCATACTTCGATATAGATTTTCAGAACtatgtaacataaaatatcaGATAAGCGAGCAAAATAAGATGTCGATACTGACGAAGCATGTACACAGAACTTACGAGACATTTAGGAAGTACGTTCAACAACATCAAGCACTGATCAATTATTACAATACGCTAGAAAACGTGTACACGGTGATTATACTTATACAGGTGCTGGTATTTAGCGTGTTAATTTGCCTGTTCGGTTATCAAGTGTTATTG GCTAATACTAACTCTGCAAGACGTTCTATTTTCGTCTTTCTCCTAATCGGCGCGTTGTCCTTATTGTTTATGTTCACCTATAGCTGCGATGATGTAATAGAACACAGTGATAACGTTGCTATAGGAGCATATTCAGCGCTGTGGACGATTATGCCAATGAACAAACATGGGAAGATGCTTCGAAACGATTTGATAATGACAATAGAGCGCTCCAGGCGAGTCTGCTGTTTGACCGCAAATGGATTTTTTCCTGTGTCGCTGGAAACTTATACTAAG ATTTTGAGTACCGCAATGtcatattttacattgttaAGTAACAACGTAAccaaaaatgaaacataa
- the LOC122575904 gene encoding odorant receptor 13a-like, producing MSSRQVKDLSIIITSFYMKFVGFWLANNYVEKRRRNVALSYTLFAVLLSLSTEARDLYFSWGDLVVVKIFILLIYNEELLDIIGYAKINFWHLNYDSHEQMIVDNCRLNYGKNESERILPFNMWLPECHLSMTPYFELMFMLQVLHYFTLQLFVVCSYHVGVCYHCFDNVLCILNLHTAAQFRILQYRLANMCNTNDCAEFYEVSEKLSYSIHRYGKLRTYIQQHQALTDFCKKLEDVFNLIVLGQVSLFSLLICLDGYLILMDDAPATRRFTFAFHITGCMCQLLMFTYSCDCLIRDSANVANAAYKSLWSRLPMDQFGKILRKDLILVIMRSATPSCLTACGFFTVSLETYTGVSADVTRIVENPVNMYLS from the exons ATGAGCTCTAGGCAAGTTAAAGATCTGTCTATCATCATCACGAGTTTCTACATGAAATTCGTTGGTTTTTGGCTGGCGAATAATTACGTCGAGAAACGTCGCAGGAACGTTGCGTtgagttatacgttattcgcCGTCCTCCTCTCCCTATCGACCGAGGCGAGGGATTTGTACTTCAGTTGGGGAGATCTTG TTGTGGTCAAAATCttcattttgttaatatataacGAAGAGCTGCTTGACATAATCGGTTatgcgaaaataaatttttggcACTTGAATTACGACTCACACGAGCAAATGATCGTGGATAACTGCAGAC TAAACTATGGAAAAAATGAATCCGAGCGAATACTTCCGTTTAACATGTGGCTCCCCGAATGTCATCTATCCATGACACCATATTTCGAATTAATGTTCATGCTACaggttttacattattttactttacaattattt GTTGTATGCTCGTATCATGTTGGTGTGTGCTACCATTGCTTCGACAATGTTTTATGCATTTTAAATCTACACACTGCTGCACAGTTTCGTATCTTGCAATATAGACTTGCAAATATGTGCAACACGAACGACTGTGCAGAATTCTACGAAGTTTCGGAAAAGTTATCATACAGTATACATCGATACGGAAAGCTTAGGACTTACATTCAACAACACCAAGCACTCActgatttttgtaaaaaactCGAAGATGTATTCAACTTGATTGTACTCGGACAGGTGTCGCTATTCAGCTTATTAATCTGCCTCGATGGGTATTTGATACTTATG GATGATGCTCCCGCTACAAGACGCTTTACTTTCGCCTTTCATATAACGGGTTGCATGTGTCAACTGTTGATGTTCACCTATAGTTGCGATTGTCTGATACGAGATAGTGCGAACGTAGCTAATGCCGCGTATAAGAGCTTATGGTCGCGCTTACCGATGGAccaatttggaaaaatattacgcAAGGACTTAATACTGGTTATCATGAGGTCCGCGACACCCTCTTGTTTGACTGCTTGTGGATTCTTCACTGTGTCATTGGAAACTTACACCGGGGTAAGCGCAGACGTAACACGTATAGTTGAAAATCCTGTAAATATGTACCTTTcttag
- the LOC122575676 gene encoding odorant receptor 30a-like, producing the protein MHTTRYTDISITLSQFLLKLAGVWMTVNNTEERRRRLTMAFTAVIHVYGLYLNLGDAYYTWNDLSHCTFLLSNTLCIALAMFKLLILNFRRTEFKDLILFAQQNFWHFKYDHDEKILFMKCRKLCKLWTITACSFTQASLAFYIITPICANIGKNKSDRVLPFKMWVDLPLSVTPYYEIMFVIQLATVQQIGVTYLCSDNFLCILNMHVICQFRMLHNRLLNLWKIIDQQTDKIDYADKCYIALKKCIRQHQSLIKFCEKLEYVNTLPIFGHVVVFSLLMCFDTYEILLANVTAGTRLIFVFHMVGSFIHIIFFTYTCHGLMEESSNISLATYSGWWTILPMTETGRMLREDVKVMMMKSMRPCCLTAGGFFPISLETSTALMSTTMSYFTLMRESSVKNADK; encoded by the exons ATGCATACGACACGATACACGGATATCTCAATCACATTGTCGCAGTTTCTATTAAAACTCGCGGGTGTCTGGATGACAGTGAATAACACCGAAGAACGTCGGAGAAGACTCACTATGGCGTTTACTGCCGTCATACATGTTTACGGATTATATCTAAATCTCGGCGATGCTTATTACACGTGGAACGATTTGAGC CATTGTACCTTCTTGCTCTCTAATACATTATGCATCGCATTGGCGATGTTCAAgcttttgatattaaattttcgcAGAACGGAATTTAaggatttaattttatttgcacaACAAAATTTTTGGCATTTCAAGTACGACCATGATGAGAAAATACTTTTCATGAAGTGCCGAAAATTGTGCAAGCTGTGGACCATAACGGCATGTTCTTTCACGCAAGCCTCCTTGgcattttacataattacgCCAATCTGCG CGAATATCGGAAAAAACAAATCGGATAGGGTACTTCCGTTCAAAATGTGGGTCGATCTGCCGCTAAGCGTGACACCATATTACGAAATTATGTTCGTTATTCAG CTAGCGACTGTGCAACAAATCGGTGTAACGTATTTGTGCAGCGACAACTTCTTATGCATACTGAATATGCACGTGATCTGCCAATTCCGCATGCTCCATAACAGACTTTTGAATTTATGGAAGATCATCGACCAGCAAACGGATAAGATCGATTACGCCGACAAGTGTTACATAGCGTTGAAAAAATGCATTCGGCAGCATCAATCGTTGATCAAATTCTGCGAGAAGCTCGAGTATGTTAATACGTTACCGATCTTCGGCCATGTAGTGGTCTTTAGCTTGCTAATGTGCTTCGACACGTACGAGATACTTTTG GCAAATGTAACCGCTGGTACACGACTGATCTTCGTGTTCCACATGGTCGGTAGCTTTAtccatataattttcttcacgTACACTTGCCACGGCTTAATGGAGGAAAGTTCGAATATTAGCTTGGCAACGTACTCAGGCTGGTGGACGATTCTGCCAATGACCGAAACTGGCAGAATGTTACGAGAAGACGTGAAGGTGATGATGATGAAATCAATGCGACCATGCTGTCTGACCGCTGGTGGATTTTTTCCTATATCTTTGGAAACATCTACCGCG CTGATGAGTACTACAATGTCATACTTTACGCTCATGAGGGAATCATCTGTGAAAAATGCGGATAAATAA
- the LOC122575679 gene encoding odorant receptor 30a-like: MHTEQYTDISIKISRLLLKITGIWKSANKTEDRQRKFAVFYTMITSAYSMYVNVADIYHNLNDLDRCIFLAANVLNTILVMFKISIINLYKTEFSHIIVYAQKHFWHLNYDLDEKILFAECKKVCKLWSLFIILVIQIIASFYAVAPICANIRSNSSERALPVAMWVDLPIYVTPYYEIMFVIQLATVQQICVAYMACDNFLCILNMHVICQFRILHNRLLNLWKIIDQQTDKVDYTDKCYAALKKCIRQHQSLIKFCERLEYVYKLPIFGHIVIFSLLMCFDTYEILLADVSPGTRLIFVFHMFGNFIHIIFFTYTCHGLMEESSNISLATYSGWWTTLPMTETGRMLREDVKIMIMKSTRPCYLTAGGFFPVSLETSTALMSTTMSYFTLIRESSLKMKNK, encoded by the exons ATGCATACCGAACAATACACAGATATATCCATTAAAATATCACGGTTGCTGCTGAAAATCACGGGTATTTGGAAATCGGCGAACAAAACCGAAGATAGGCAAAGAAAATTCGCGGTGTTCTATACCATGATTACAAGCGCTTATAGCATGTACGTGAACGTCGCGGATATTTATCACAATTTGAACGATTTGGAC CGTTGTATCTTTCTGGCAGCCAACGTATTGAACACGATATTGGTgatgtttaaaatttcgataataaatctttataaaacgGAATTCTCTCATATAATCGTATATGCCCAAAAGCATTTTTGGCACTTGAATTATGATCTCGATGAGAAGATACTTTTCGCGGAATGCAAGAAAGTTTGCAAACTGTGGTCGCTATTTATAATCCttgttatacaaattattgcCTCCTTCTATGCAGTTGCACCAATCTGCG CGAACATTAGAAGCAATAGCTCAGAGAGAGCACTTCCGGTCGCAATGTGGGTCGATCTGCCGATATACGTGACAccgtattacgaaataatgttCGTCATTCAG CTAGCGACTGTGCAACAAATCTGTGTAGCCTATATGGCCTGCGACAACTTCTTATGCATACTGAATATGCACGTGATCTGCCAATTCCGCATCCTGCATAACAGGCTTTTGAACCTATGGAAGATCATCGACCAGCAAACGGATAAGGTCGATTACACCGACAAGTGCTACGCAGCGTTGAAAAAATGCATTCGGCAGCATCAGTCGTTGATCAAATTCTGCGAAAGGCTCgaatatgtttataaattaccAATCTTCGGCCATATAGTCATCTTTAGCTTGCTGATGTGTTTCGACACGTACGAGATACTTTTG GCAGATGTATCCCCTGGTACACGACTGATTTTCGTGTTCCACATGTTCGGTAACTTTAtccatataattttctttacgtACACTTGCCACGGCTTAATGGAGGAAAGTTCGAATATTAGCTTGGCAACGTACTCAGGCTGGTGGACGACTTTGCCAATGACCGAAACTGGCAGAATGTTACGAGAAGACGTGAagataatgataatgaaatCAACGCGACCATGCTATCTGACCGCCGGTGGATTCTTTCCTGTATCTTTGGAAACATCTACCGCG CTTATGAGTACTACAATGTCATACTTTACGCTCATAAGGGAATCGTctttgaaaatgaagaataaataa
- the LOC122575905 gene encoding odorant receptor 13a-like, protein MSSKKGRDLSITIVSFYAKIVGFWLVKNHVDERWRNFATIYTIFAILVAIVVEIRDLYFTWGDFSGTVYIMCNLVTIVLVLFKILVCFAYKKELLSLIRYAKTNFWHSNYNSHERMIVDRCKRTCTVLVCVFTFFAQGTVISYVIGPIQANIGRNETNRILPFNIWLNTPICYMTPYFEIEFIIQVLCLYHVGVCYLCFDNILCIINLHTAGQFRILQYRLENMCSVNNNGKLSYSICKYMKFKTYIQQHQMLIEYCKKLEQVFNLIVLGQVSLFSLLMCLDGYLVLTEDAPLTRRLIFLFHITGCMCQLLMFTYSCDCLIRDSTNVANAAYKSLWSFLPMDKYGKILRRDLMLIIMRSNIPCCLTASGFFVVSLETYTGILSTAASYFTLLRSHIFSACLVGTCYHCFDNLLFIINLHTASQFRILQYRFSNMCDINDREHYTTLERSSYTVHKYATFKTYVKQHQMLIEYCNKLEDVFSVVALVQVTLFSLLICLDGYLILMEEIAQIKRLTFIFHVMGCMCQLLMFTYSCNCLIQDSECVMNATYKSSWSPLPMDKYGKMLRKDLMFVMMRSKTPCCLTACGFFAVSLETYTGVSNIVYIL, encoded by the exons ATGAGCTCGAAGAAGGGCAGAGATCTGTCGATCACCATCGTGTCCTTCTACGCGAAAATCGTTGGCTTTTGGCTGGTGAAAAACCATGTCGACGAACGTTGGAGGAACTTCGCTAcgatttatacaattttcgcAATTCTCGTCGCCATCGTGGTCGAAATAAGGGATCTGTACTTCACTTGGGGAGATTTTAGC GGTACTGTATACATCATGTGCAACCTCGTAACTATTGTTCTAGTTTTGTTCAAAATTTTGGTTTGTTTCGCATACAAAAAGGAGTTGCTTAGTTTGATACGATACGCGAAAACGAATTTTTGGCATTCGAATTACAATTCACACGAACGAATGATTGTGGATAGGTGTAAACGTACCTGTACGGTTCTCGTTTGCGTCTTCACTTTCTTCGCTCAAGGAACAGTTATCTCTTACGTGATAGGACCAATTCAAG cAAATATtggaagaaatgaaacaaatcgGATACTTCCATTCAATATATGGTTGAACACACCAATATGCTACATGACACCATACTTTGAGATCGAGTTTATCATACAG GTTTTGTGCCTGTATCATGTTGGCGTATGCTATCTTTGTTTCgacaatattttatgcattataAATCTACATACTGCTGGACAGTTTCGTATCTTACAATATAGACTTGAAAATATGTGCAGTGTAAATAACAATGGAAAATTGTCGTACagcatatgtaaatatatgaaatttaaaacttaCATTCAGCAACATCAAATGCTCattgaatattgtaaaaaactCGAGCAAGTGTTTAATTTGATTGTGCTTGGACAAGTATCGCTCTTCAGCTTATTAATGTGCCTCGATGGATATTTAGTACTTACG GAAGACGCTCCTCTTACGAGACGCcttattttcctatttcatATAACGGGTTGCATGTGTCAACTGCTGATGTTCACTTATAGTTGCGATTGTCTGATACGAGACAGTACGAACGTAGCTAATGCCGCCTACAAAAGCTTATGGTCGTTTCTGCCAATGGACAAATATGGGAAAATATTACGGAGAGACTTGATGTTAATTATCATGAGATCTAATATACCATGTTGCCTGACCGCTAGTGGATTCTTCGTCGTATCACTGGAAACGTATACTGGA ATTCTAAGTACCGCGGCATCGTACTTTACGTTGTTGAGAAGTCAT ATTTTTAGCGCGTGCCTAGTTGGTACGTGCTACCATTGCTTCgacaatcttttatttattataaatctgcACACTGCTAGTCAGTTTCGCATTTTGCAAtatagattttcaaatatgtGCGATATAAATGACCGCGAACATTACACAACTTTGGAAAGATCATCGTATACTGTACATAAATATGCAACGTTTAAAACTTACGTCAAACAACATCAAATGCTCattgaatattgtaataaactCGAGGATGTGTTCAGTGTAGTAGCACTCGTGCAGGTGACACTCTTCAGCTTATTAATTTGCCTCGATGGATATTTGATACTTATG GAAGAGATTGCTCAAATAAAACGTCTTACTTTCATATTTCATGTAATGGGTTGTATGTGTCAATTATTAATGTTCACGTACAGTTGTAATTGCTTGATACAAGACAGCGAATGTGTGATGAACGCCACTTACAAGAGTTCATGGTCGCCCCTGCCGATGGAcaaatatggaaaaatgttaCGCAAAGATTTGATGTTCGTCATGATGAGATCTAAAACACCCTGTTGCTTGACTGCCTGTGGATTCTTCGCTGTATCGCTGGAAACATATACAGGAGTAAGCAATATTGTGTACATCTTGTAG
- the LOC122575673 gene encoding odorant receptor 4-like has product MQTELDLDISMVLSKFFLRSIGLWISENSAEERRMKIMIIYTVWHSIFATIEITRDFYFTILYKGDILYVITNILTVTMGLIKICIIMSHKEEFINLIVYMQQHFWNVKYDFREKEILNNCKKTCTFFVCSVTVMGTCAIIAYLTTPIIANAGKNNSERVLPFNIWLNLPVSMSPYYEMIFTLQTINMYQIAVTYFCFDNIFCILAIHLAGQFRILRYRFSKLCDIEHQINEKESMITNYAHTFYEKLKMYVRHHQALINFCDRLENVYTMLILGQVLVFSVLICLFAYQGLLAAASLARRSIFIFHLIGSMALLFMFTYSCDGVIEHSEKVAIGAYSALWTTMPMNKSGRMIRNDLIMVIERSRRVCCLTANRFFPVSLETYNKILSTAASYFTLLRNNLENEIEN; this is encoded by the exons ATGCAAACGGAATTAGACTTGGACATATCGATGGTCTTGTCAAAGTTTTTCTTGAGGAGCATCGGTTTATGGATATCCGAAAATTCCGCAGAAGAACGTCGGATGAAAATAATGATCATTTACACAGTATGGCATTCGATATTTGCTACAATCGAAATTACCAGAGATTTCTACTTCACTATATTGTACAAAGGC GATATTCTTTACGTTATTACCAACATATTAACCGTGACAATGGGTTTAATCAAGATATGTATCATAATGTCGCATAAAGAGGAATTTATAAATCTGATCGTGTACATGCAACAACATTTTTGGAACGTTAAGTACGATTTTcgcgagaaagaaattttgaataattgcaaaaaaacTTGCACCTTCTTCGTCTGTTCTGTCACCGTCATGGGTACATGTGCTATAATAGCTTATCTAACAACACCGATTATTG CAAATGCCGGGAAAAATAATTCCGAAAGAGTATTGCCATTCAACATATGGCTAAATTTGCCAGTATCTATGTCGCCTTACTACGAAATGATATTTACTCTACAG acgataaatatgtatcaaaTAGCTGTCACCTACTTTTgcttcgataatattttctgcATTCTGGCCATACATTTGGCTGGTCAGTTTCGCATACTTCGATACAGGTTTTCAAAACTGTGCGATATAGAACATCAGATAAACGAGAAGGAATCGATGATAACAAACTATGCGCAtacgttttatgaaaaattgaaaatgtacgtTCGACACCACCAGGCACTGATCAACTTTTGCGACAGACTTGAAAACGTGTATACGATGTTGATACTTGGACAAGTGTTGGTATTTAGTGTGTTAATTTGCCTGTTTGCTTATCAAGGACTATTG GCTGCTGCCTCTCTTGCGAGACGCTCGATTTTCATCTTTCATTTAATCGGATCAATGGCGCTATTGTTTATGTTCACCTATAGCTGTGACGGTGTGATAGAACACAGTGAGAAAGTTGCTATCGGAGCATATTCAGCGCTGTGGACGACCATGCCAATGAACAAATCTGGGAGGATGATTCGAAACGATCTAATAATGGTGATTGAGCGATCAAGAAGAGTTTGTTGTCTCACCGCGAACAGATTTTTCCCTGTATCGTTAGAAACTTATAACAAG ATTTTATCTACCGCAGCATCATATTTCACGTtactaagaaataatttagagaacgaaattgaaaactGA
- the LOC122575671 gene encoding odorant receptor 13a-like, with protein MQMQGDLDISMVLSAFFLRNIGLWITDYPTEERRNKIMIIYTIWNSIFATIVITRDLYFTVLYKGDILYVITNILTVTMGLIKICIIMNHKEEFMKLIVYMQQHFWNVKYDFREKEILDNCKKTCTFFVCSVTVMGTCAILAYLTTPLIANIGKNKSERAFPFNMWMNLPLSVSPYYEMIFIVQTISTYYVSVSYFCFDNVFCILAIHLAGQFRILRYRFAKLCDMERRMKENDMESSLTKHVHVFYEKLKTCIRHHQTLITFCDRLENVYTMLIFGQVLVFSVLICLFAYQGLLAGAPPARRSIFIFLLVGSIALLFMFTYSCDGVIEHSEKVAIGAYSALWTIMPMNKSGKMLRNDLIMVIERSRRVCCLTANKFFPVSLETYTTILSTAVSYFTLLRNRVEDNIVN; from the exons ATGCAAATGCAAGGAGACTTGGACATATCAATGGTCTTATCGGCGTTTTTCTTGAGGAATATCGGTCTGTGGATAACCGACTATCCCACGGAAGAACGTCGGAACAAAATAATGATCATTTACACAATATGGAATTCTATATTTGCCACGATCGTTATTACCAGAGATTTATATTTCACTGTGTTGTACAAAGGC GATATTCTTTACGTTATTACCAACATATTAACCGTGACAATGGGTTTAATCAAGATATGTATCATAATGAACCATAAAGAGGAATTTATGAAACTGATCGTGTACATGCAACAACATTTTTGGAACGTTAAGTACGATTTTcgcgagaaagaaattttggaTAATTGCAAAAAAACTTGCACCTTCTTCGTCTGTTCTGTCACCGTCATGGGTACATGTGCTATACTAGCTTATCTAACAACACCGCTTATCG CAAATATTGGGAAAAATAAATCCGAAAGAGCATTTCCTTTCAACATGTGGATGAATTTACCATTGTCCGTGTCGCCTTACTacgaaatgatatttattgtacAG ACGATAAGTACATATTACGTATCAGTAAGCTATTTTTGCTTCGATAATGTTTTCTGCATCTTGGCCATACACTTGGCTGGTCAGTTTCGCATACTTCGATACAGGTTTGCAAAACTATGTGACATGGAACGTCGGATGAAGGAAAATGATATGGAGTCGTCGTTAACAAAGCATGTGCATGTGTTTTACGAGAAATTGAAGACATGCATTCGACACCATCAGACACTCATCACTTTCTGCGACAGGCTTGAAAACGTGTATACGATGTTGATATTTGGACAAGTGTTGGTATTTAGTGTGTTGATTTGCCTGTTTGCTTATCAGGGATTATTG GCTGGTGCTCCTCCTGCGAGACGCTCCatcttcatctttcttttaGTCGGCTCAATAGCTCTACTGTTTATGTTCACCTATAGCTGTGACGGTGTGATAGAACACAGTGAGAAAGTTGCTATAGGAGCATATTCAGCGTTGTGGACGATCATGCCAATGAACAAATCTGGGAAGATGCTTCGAAACGATCTAATAATGGTGATTGAGCGATCAAGACGAGTTTGTTGTCTCACCGCGAACAAGTTTTTCCCTGTATCATTGGAAACTTACACCACG ATTTTATCTACCGCAGTATCATATTTCACTTTGTTAAGAAATCGCGTGGAAGACAACATTGTAAATTGA